The following are from one region of the Bacillus methanolicus MGA3 genome:
- the asnB gene encoding asparagine synthase (glutamine-hydrolyzing), producing the protein MCGFIGCVHDKAQEYRNEQKQQFKNMNNIITHRGPDDDGYFFDDHIQFGFRRLSIIDLESGHQPLSFENERYWIIFNGEIYNYVELREELLKEGLTFATNSDTEVIVALYSHLKEKAVEKLRGMFAFVIWDKQEQTLYGARDPFGIKPFFYFEDEDKTFFASEKKSILLALENDVLNYESLQHYLTYQFVPEPNTLSEGIKKLEPGHYFTKRVGSPMEIKRYWKASFMPVHKSEDEFIKEIRDVLFDSVKIHMRSDVPVGSFLSGGIDSSIVASIAKEFHPSIKTFSVGFERNGFSEIDVAQETAEKLGVENISYVISPEEYMNELPKIMWHMDDPLADPACVPLYFVAREARKHVTVVLSGEGADELFGGYNIYREPQSLEVFNKIPKAGKALLKVIAKMMPEGMKGKSFIERGLTPMEERYIGNAKMFTEEEKRNLLNVYKEGLKYTDVTKPLYEESAGYDPVDRMQYIDIHTWMRGDILLKADKMTMAHSLELRVPFLDKAVFEVASKIPSSLKTANGTTKYILRKAVEGIVPDHVLNRKKLGFPVPIRHWLKDEMNDWAKKTIRESNTDHLINKNYLLKLLDDHCQDKADHSRKIWTVLMFIIWHAVYVEKKYSFQKEYEMKKRMQTAEN; encoded by the coding sequence ATGTGTGGTTTTATTGGTTGTGTACATGATAAAGCACAAGAATATCGCAACGAACAAAAACAACAGTTTAAAAATATGAATAACATTATTACTCATCGCGGTCCGGATGATGACGGCTATTTCTTTGATGACCATATACAGTTCGGTTTCCGTCGTTTGAGCATCATTGATCTGGAATCCGGCCACCAGCCTTTAAGTTTTGAAAATGAGCGCTACTGGATCATTTTTAACGGAGAAATATATAACTATGTTGAACTTCGCGAAGAGCTGCTTAAAGAAGGGCTTACCTTTGCAACAAATTCTGATACAGAGGTTATTGTTGCTCTTTACAGCCATTTAAAAGAAAAGGCGGTTGAGAAGCTTCGCGGCATGTTCGCGTTTGTGATTTGGGATAAACAAGAGCAAACATTGTACGGCGCACGCGATCCTTTTGGAATTAAGCCTTTCTTTTATTTTGAAGATGAAGACAAAACGTTCTTTGCATCTGAAAAGAAAAGTATTCTTTTAGCACTTGAGAACGATGTATTAAACTACGAGTCATTGCAGCATTATTTAACGTATCAATTTGTGCCTGAGCCTAATACGTTGTCTGAAGGAATAAAAAAACTTGAGCCTGGCCATTATTTTACGAAAAGAGTCGGCTCGCCAATGGAAATTAAGCGCTATTGGAAAGCTTCTTTTATGCCTGTTCATAAATCAGAAGATGAATTTATTAAAGAAATTAGAGATGTTTTATTTGATTCCGTTAAAATTCACATGCGAAGCGATGTTCCAGTCGGTTCATTCCTTTCAGGGGGAATTGATTCTTCTATTGTTGCTTCAATTGCAAAAGAATTTCATCCTTCGATTAAAACATTCTCTGTCGGATTTGAACGCAATGGATTCAGTGAAATTGACGTAGCTCAAGAGACGGCAGAAAAGCTTGGCGTTGAAAACATAAGCTATGTGATTTCACCTGAGGAATATATGAACGAGCTTCCGAAAATTATGTGGCATATGGATGATCCGCTTGCTGATCCAGCATGCGTCCCTTTATATTTTGTTGCCCGTGAAGCAAGAAAACATGTTACGGTTGTTCTGTCCGGTGAAGGAGCGGATGAATTATTTGGCGGCTATAACATTTACCGCGAACCTCAATCACTTGAAGTGTTTAATAAAATCCCTAAAGCAGGAAAAGCGCTGTTAAAAGTTATTGCCAAAATGATGCCGGAGGGTATGAAAGGAAAAAGCTTCATTGAACGCGGTCTGACACCGATGGAAGAGCGCTATATCGGCAACGCTAAAATGTTTACTGAAGAAGAAAAACGCAATCTTCTCAATGTTTATAAAGAAGGTTTAAAATATACAGATGTAACAAAGCCGTTGTATGAAGAAAGTGCCGGATACGATCCTGTTGATCGTATGCAATACATCGATATCCATACATGGATGCGAGGCGATATTTTGTTAAAGGCTGATAAAATGACAATGGCACACTCATTAGAGCTTCGTGTTCCGTTTTTGGATAAGGCTGTGTTCGAAGTTGCTTCAAAAATTCCATCTAGCTTAAAAACAGCAAATGGAACAACGAAATATATTTTGCGCAAAGCTGTCGAAGGAATTGTTCCAGACCATGTGCTGAATCGAAAAAAACTCGGGTTCCCGGTGCCGATTCGTCACTGGTTGAAGGACGAAATGAACGATTGGGCAAAAAAAACGATCCGCGAAAGCAACACGGATCATTTAATCAACAAAAACTATTTATTAAAGCTTCTTGACGACCATTGCCAGGATAAAGCCGATCACAGCCGGAAAATTTGGACGGTTCTCATGTTTATAATCTGGCATGCTGTTTATGTTGAAAAAAAATACTCTTTCCAGAAAGAATATGAAATGAAAAAGCGTATGCAAACAGCTGAAAATTAA
- a CDS encoding TIGR01212 family radical SAM protein (This family includes YhcC from E. coli K-12, an uncharacterized radical SAM protein.): MSQNNPFPYANDDKRYHTWNYHLRQVFGHKVFKVALDGGFDCPNRDGTVAYGGCTFCSAAGSGDFAGNRADELETQFLKIKEKMHRKWKDGKYLAYFQAFTNTHAPVEILREKYETVLKQEGVVGLSIATRPDCLPDDVVDYLAELNERTYLWVELGLQTVHERTAILINRAHDYQCYVEGVNKLRKHGIRVCSHIINGLPLETPEMMIETAREVAKLDVQGIKIHLLHLLKGTPMVKQYEKGMLEFLSFEDYVNLVCDQLEILPPEMIIHRITGDGPIDLMIGPMWSVNKWEVLNAIDDELKRRNSWQGKYYKKSLVEA, encoded by the coding sequence TTGAGTCAGAATAACCCATTTCCATATGCGAATGACGATAAACGTTACCATACATGGAATTACCATTTACGCCAAGTTTTTGGCCATAAAGTTTTTAAAGTGGCTTTAGACGGAGGATTTGATTGCCCTAATCGCGACGGGACTGTAGCTTACGGAGGCTGCACATTCTGCAGTGCTGCCGGATCCGGTGATTTTGCGGGAAACCGTGCAGATGAACTGGAAACCCAGTTCTTGAAAATTAAGGAAAAAATGCATCGAAAATGGAAAGACGGCAAATATTTGGCTTACTTCCAGGCATTCACAAATACCCATGCACCTGTGGAAATTTTAAGGGAAAAATATGAAACCGTATTAAAGCAAGAAGGAGTCGTCGGACTTTCGATTGCAACAAGACCTGACTGCCTTCCGGATGATGTTGTCGACTACTTGGCTGAGCTTAACGAGCGGACATATTTATGGGTAGAGCTCGGTCTTCAAACAGTTCATGAGCGCACTGCTATTTTGATTAACCGGGCCCACGATTATCAATGTTATGTCGAGGGAGTCAATAAACTTCGAAAACACGGAATCCGTGTTTGCTCGCATATCATTAACGGTTTACCGCTTGAAACTCCGGAAATGATGATAGAAACAGCGCGCGAAGTAGCAAAGCTGGATGTTCAGGGAATCAAAATTCATTTGCTTCATCTGTTAAAAGGCACTCCGATGGTAAAACAATATGAAAAAGGGATGCTTGAATTTCTCTCTTTTGAAGACTATGTTAACTTAGTATGTGACCAGTTGGAGATTTTACCGCCTGAAATGATTATTCATCGAATTACGGGAGACGGACCGATTGATTTAATGATCGGACCAATGTGGAGCGTTAATAAATGGGAAGTTTTAAATGCAATTGATGATGAGCTGAAACGCCGGAACAGCTGGCAGGGCAAATATTACAAAAAAAGTTTGGTGGAGGCTTAA
- a CDS encoding alpha/beta hydrolase produces MWKWEAEGDAKAVIVMVHGAMEHHRRYGWLIEMWRSSGFHVIMGDLPGQGMTSRSRRGHIDSFDEYIFEVKDWVQAAYRYDLPVFLLGHSMGGLISIRLLQEERMNLAGVILSSPCLGLVKYPSKLLNILSHGLNLVFPSFRIESGLTVDIATRNPDVREADLNDSLYVTKVSVRWYRELLSAIKIAFEKMEETQDLPMLVMQGGDDKIVNKVNVRDWFNQVPLSEKHFKEWPNCYHEIFNEPERDDVFEYAKDFVNSQLKSLGYLV; encoded by the coding sequence ATGTGGAAATGGGAAGCTGAAGGGGATGCAAAAGCGGTTATTGTTATGGTCCATGGAGCAATGGAACACCATCGCCGATACGGCTGGCTCATTGAAATGTGGCGCTCATCCGGATTTCATGTAATTATGGGTGATTTGCCCGGCCAAGGAATGACATCAAGATCAAGGAGGGGCCATATTGATTCCTTTGATGAATATATTTTTGAAGTAAAAGATTGGGTGCAGGCTGCATATCGTTATGATTTGCCGGTTTTTTTGCTCGGGCACAGCATGGGAGGGTTAATTTCAATTAGACTGCTGCAAGAAGAACGGATGAATCTTGCCGGCGTGATATTATCTTCCCCGTGCCTCGGCCTTGTAAAATATCCATCAAAGCTGCTTAATATTCTTTCACATGGATTGAATCTGGTATTTCCGTCGTTTCGAATTGAATCCGGCCTTACCGTTGATATTGCGACCCGGAACCCGGATGTCCGTGAGGCAGATCTAAATGATTCACTATATGTTACAAAAGTTTCTGTCAGATGGTACCGTGAATTATTATCAGCTATTAAAATTGCATTCGAAAAAATGGAAGAAACACAAGATTTGCCGATGCTTGTCATGCAGGGCGGAGATGATAAAATTGTCAATAAGGTGAATGTAAGAGACTGGTTTAATCAAGTACCGCTTTCTGAAAAACACTTCAAGGAGTGGCCAAATTGCTACCATGAAATTTTCAATGAGCCTGAACGTGATGATGTTTTTGAATATGCAAAGGATTTTGTGAACAGCCAGTTAAAATCTCTTGGTTATCTGGTCTAA
- a CDS encoding YtzC family protein, translated as MATRESVEGFLQQCEDTIRLAQKHYEDGQKQQHFDKDGYTAALQQLETTYNDLTHLAHSANSQQREQLHRKRLQLQQLQNDMILLREEHPLHEKTYETK; from the coding sequence ATGGCTACACGTGAATCCGTTGAAGGATTTCTTCAGCAATGCGAGGATACAATCCGATTAGCTCAAAAACATTACGAAGATGGCCAGAAACAACAGCATTTTGACAAAGATGGTTATACAGCTGCATTGCAGCAATTGGAAACAACTTATAACGATTTGACACACCTTGCACATAGTGCAAATTCCCAGCAGCGTGAACAGCTTCACCGAAAAAGGCTGCAGCTTCAACAGCTGCAAAACGATATGATTCTTCTAAGAGAGGAGCATCCGCTTCATGAAAAAACGTACGAAACAAAATAA
- a CDS encoding tetraprenyl-beta-curcumene synthase family protein — protein sequence MFIPSEPISLMAKVYRKILPEVHRELEYWKKRAEEIPDPELRKQALSSIEHKSFHCEGGAILALAANERYKEAIRFIVAYQTISDYLDNLCDRSTSLDPCDFAALHDSMTDALSLNAVPKNYYRFRKEQDDGNYLADLAETCRSVLMKVNHYHIISHHLLELCRYYCDLQIHKHVVEEERITRLRNWFDNNKEKIPQMEWYEFSACSGSTLGIFCLVSYAMRDDFRLEDAENIKNGYFPYIQGLHILLDYFIDQEEDLAGGDLNFCFYYDNQEKLFNRLKHFIEEADRHTEKLPNKRFHKLINRGLLGVYLSDEKVRKQKNIRKLARELIKKGGSISLFFYLNGRAYRAMQKWMPLGLMK from the coding sequence GTGTTCATCCCAAGCGAACCGATCAGTTTAATGGCAAAAGTGTACAGAAAGATTCTTCCGGAAGTTCATCGTGAATTGGAATATTGGAAAAAACGGGCCGAAGAAATCCCAGATCCTGAACTGAGAAAACAAGCCCTCTCAAGTATTGAACATAAATCATTCCATTGTGAGGGCGGGGCTATTCTTGCCCTCGCAGCCAATGAACGCTATAAGGAAGCAATTCGGTTTATTGTTGCATATCAAACAATCAGTGATTATTTAGATAATTTGTGCGATCGAAGTACATCCCTTGATCCATGTGATTTTGCCGCATTGCATGACTCAATGACTGATGCATTAAGCTTGAATGCAGTACCAAAAAACTATTATCGTTTTCGGAAAGAGCAGGACGACGGAAATTATTTAGCCGATCTGGCGGAAACATGCCGATCAGTCTTAATGAAGGTAAATCACTATCACATCATTAGCCATCATTTGCTTGAATTATGCCGGTATTATTGTGACCTTCAAATTCATAAGCATGTGGTTGAAGAGGAACGTATTACAAGGCTTAGAAACTGGTTTGATAACAATAAAGAAAAAATTCCACAAATGGAGTGGTACGAATTTTCAGCTTGCTCAGGTTCTACTTTGGGAATTTTTTGTTTAGTATCCTATGCAATGAGAGACGACTTTCGGCTCGAGGATGCAGAAAATATTAAGAATGGATATTTTCCATACATACAAGGCTTGCATATCCTTTTGGATTATTTTATTGACCAAGAAGAAGACCTTGCCGGAGGAGATCTTAATTTTTGTTTTTATTATGATAACCAGGAAAAGTTGTTCAACAGGCTGAAGCATTTTATCGAAGAAGCTGACCGGCATACGGAAAAACTTCCTAACAAACGTTTTCATAAGTTAATAAACCGCGGCCTCCTTGGAGTATACTTATCCGACGAAAAAGTTCGAAAGCAAAAAAATATCAGAAAGCTTGCAAGAGAGCTTATTAAAAAAGGCGGATCGATCAGCTTGTTCTTTTACTTAAATGGGAGGGCATACCGCGCAATGCAAAAGTGGATGCCTCTTGGTCTTATGAAATAA
- a CDS encoding gamma carbonic anhydrase family protein: MIYPYNNKYPKIADSAFIADYVTITGDVEIGEESSVWFNTVIRGDVAPTIIGNRVNIQDNSVLHQSPNNPLIIEDEVTIGHQVILHSCIIRKKALIGMGSVILDQAEIGEGAFIGAGSLVPQGKKIPPNTLAFGRPAKVIRELTAEDIEDMKRISREYAEKAQYYKSLQKDKNPN; encoded by the coding sequence ATGATCTACCCTTACAATAATAAGTATCCTAAAATTGCAGACTCTGCCTTTATCGCAGATTATGTAACCATAACAGGCGATGTTGAAATTGGGGAAGAATCAAGCGTATGGTTTAATACCGTTATAAGAGGTGATGTTGCCCCTACGATTATCGGAAACAGAGTAAATATTCAGGACAATTCCGTTCTCCATCAAAGCCCGAACAATCCGCTTATCATCGAAGACGAAGTAACTATAGGACACCAGGTGATTCTGCACAGCTGCATTATCCGAAAAAAAGCGCTGATTGGCATGGGCTCCGTAATATTGGATCAAGCTGAAATTGGAGAAGGGGCATTTATTGGTGCGGGAAGCCTTGTTCCCCAAGGAAAAAAAATCCCTCCAAACACACTTGCGTTCGGAAGACCGGCAAAAGTCATCCGAGAATTAACTGCTGAAGACATCGAAGATATGAAAAGAATCTCCAGAGAATATGCAGAAAAAGCCCAGTATTATAAATCGCTGCAAAAAGATAAAAACCCGAACTAA
- a CDS encoding class I SAM-dependent methyltransferase, with protein MKLERILPFARTLLQKAVSPGDVAVDATLGNGYDTLFLANLVGPNGRVYGFDIQEEALAASKHRLAEHNLLDRVTFFHKGHEHILESIPPVHHGKISGAVFNLGYLPGGDKSIVTKPKTTISAIEQLLEIMAPEGIIVVVIYHGHREGAVERDYLLRYVEQLDQNEVHVLQYRFMNQKNNPPFIIAIEKR; from the coding sequence ATGAAACTAGAAAGAATTTTGCCCTTCGCAAGAACTTTGCTGCAAAAAGCAGTGAGCCCCGGAGATGTAGCAGTGGATGCCACATTAGGAAATGGATATGATACATTGTTTTTGGCAAATCTTGTTGGTCCTAACGGAAGAGTTTACGGTTTTGATATCCAAGAAGAAGCATTAGCCGCCAGTAAACATCGATTAGCAGAACACAATCTTCTTGACCGGGTCACTTTTTTTCATAAAGGACATGAACATATCTTGGAATCTATTCCTCCGGTTCATCACGGAAAAATAAGCGGTGCAGTCTTTAATCTCGGTTACCTGCCGGGCGGCGATAAATCGATTGTGACGAAACCGAAGACTACAATTTCTGCAATCGAACAATTACTGGAAATAATGGCTCCGGAAGGGATCATCGTTGTGGTGATTTATCACGGTCACCGGGAAGGAGCGGTGGAACGGGATTACTTGCTGCGCTATGTTGAACAGCTTGATCAAAACGAAGTGCATGTGCTGCAATACCGGTTTATGAATCAAAAAAACAACCCTCCTTTTATTATTGCCATTGAAAAAAGATAA
- a CDS encoding MDR family MFS transporter, translated as MPRALWLLVIGMAVNVTGSSFLWPLNTIYIHDHLGKSLSVAGIVLMLNSAASVAGNLFGGNLFDKIGGYKSIIIGVSINVLSLIGLTIWHSWIPYAVFLTTVGIGSGIVFPSMYAMAGAVWKEGGRKAFNAIYVAQNIGVAIGSALGGMVASYSFQLIFFANAMMFVIFLIIALFGYRGIKTLSGKQTSILQENSQIQSKTKWYALLTLCAGYLLCWVGYVQWMSTIAAYTQEINISLYQYSLLWTINGALIVIGQPVISQVVKRFITSLKSQMIVGMVIFILSFLVASSAEQFIMFSAAMIILTIGEMLVWPAVPTIADQLAPKGKEGFYQGVVNSTATGGRMLGPLLGGILVDSLGMSMLFTVMIGLLILAIITTMIYDRKLKEAKRLTVHAS; from the coding sequence ATGCCTCGTGCCTTATGGCTTCTGGTGATTGGAATGGCAGTGAATGTTACAGGCTCTTCTTTTTTATGGCCTTTAAACACTATCTATATCCATGATCATTTAGGTAAATCTTTGTCAGTAGCCGGAATAGTCTTGATGTTGAATTCTGCAGCAAGTGTGGCAGGAAATCTGTTTGGAGGCAATCTTTTTGATAAGATTGGCGGCTACAAATCGATTATTATAGGAGTTTCGATCAACGTTTTATCCCTGATAGGGTTAACGATCTGGCATAGTTGGATCCCTTATGCCGTATTTTTAACAACAGTTGGAATTGGTTCAGGAATTGTTTTCCCTTCCATGTATGCGATGGCTGGGGCTGTTTGGAAAGAAGGGGGCAGAAAGGCTTTTAATGCGATATACGTTGCCCAAAATATTGGGGTAGCCATAGGTTCCGCACTTGGTGGGATGGTCGCTTCCTATTCATTTCAACTAATCTTCTTCGCGAATGCCATGATGTTTGTTATTTTCCTGATCATCGCCTTATTTGGCTACCGTGGAATTAAGACTCTTTCAGGGAAGCAAACGTCGATATTGCAGGAAAACAGCCAAATTCAAAGTAAAACAAAATGGTATGCCCTACTCACTCTTTGTGCAGGGTATTTGCTTTGCTGGGTAGGATATGTGCAATGGATGTCAACAATTGCTGCCTATACTCAGGAAATAAATATTTCACTTTACCAGTACAGTCTGCTTTGGACAATTAACGGAGCCTTGATTGTCATCGGGCAGCCAGTGATCAGTCAAGTTGTGAAACGTTTTATTACATCATTAAAGTCACAAATGATTGTTGGAATGGTGATTTTCATTCTTTCATTTTTGGTCGCCTCAAGTGCTGAGCAATTTATTATGTTTTCGGCAGCGATGATCATTTTAACAATCGGGGAAATGCTTGTCTGGCCGGCAGTTCCAACGATAGCTGATCAGCTTGCGCCAAAAGGGAAGGAAGGCTTTTACCAAGGAGTCGTGAACAGTACGGCAACGGGGGGAAGAATGTTGGGGCCTCTGCTTGGCGGAATTTTAGTGGATTCATTGGGCATGTCTATGCTTTTTACTGTAATGATCGGCCTATTGATTTTAGCGATTATTACAACAATGATCTATGACCGGAAATTGAAAGAAGCTAAAAGGCTTACGGTGCATGCTTCTTAA
- the leuS gene encoding leucine--tRNA ligase — translation MSFNHQEIEKKWQKYWEENKTFKTSEDKGKRKFYALDMFPYPSGAGLHVGHPEGYTATDILSRMKRMQGYNVLHPMGWDAFGLPAEQYALDTGNDPAEFTKHNIENFRRQIKSLGFSYDWDREINTTDPDYYKWTQWIFLKLYEKGLAYIDEVPVNWCPALGTVLANEEVIDGKSERGGHPVERRPMKQWMLKITAYADRLLEDLEELDWPESIKEMQRNWIGRSEGAEITFHLEGHDGTFTVFTTRPDTLFGATYAVLAPEHSLVKEITTDSQRDAVEKYIDQIKSKSDLERTDLSKEKTGVFTGAYAINPANGEKMPIWIADYVLASYGTGAIMAVPAHDERDYEFAKKFGLPIKEVVAGGNIEKEAYTGDGEHINSGFLNGLNKEEAINKMISWLEEKGIGTKKVTYRLRDWLFSRQRYWGEPIPIIHWEDGTMTAVPEEELPLTLPKTTEIKPSGTGESPLANIEEWVNVVDPVTGKKGRRETNTMPQWAGSCWYYLRYIDPRNENALADPEKLKEWLPVDIYIGGAEHAVLHLLYARFWHKFLYDIGVVPTKEPFQKLYNQGMILGENNEKMSKSRGNVVNPDDIVESHGADTLRLYEMFMGPLDASKAWSTNGLDGARRFLDRVWRLFVEEDGSLNPKIQETQNVNSLEKVYHQTVKKVTEDFEGLRFNTAISQLMVFINEAYKADVLPKAYMEGFVKLLSPICPHIAEELWEKLGHSGTIAYEAWPAYDEAKLVDDEIEIVVQVNGKVRAKLLVPADATKESLEQIAMNDDKIKEQIDGKTIRKVIAVPGKLVNIVAN, via the coding sequence ATGAGCTTTAATCATCAGGAAATTGAAAAGAAATGGCAGAAATATTGGGAAGAAAATAAAACATTTAAAACAAGCGAAGATAAAGGAAAAAGGAAATTTTATGCCCTCGATATGTTTCCATATCCTTCAGGTGCCGGGCTTCATGTAGGCCATCCAGAAGGATATACCGCTACAGATATTTTGTCGCGCATGAAGCGGATGCAGGGATACAATGTCCTTCACCCGATGGGATGGGATGCATTCGGATTGCCTGCTGAACAGTATGCCCTTGATACGGGAAATGATCCGGCAGAATTCACGAAACACAATATTGAAAATTTCCGTCGCCAAATTAAATCGCTTGGATTTTCATATGATTGGGATCGTGAAATAAATACAACTGATCCGGACTATTATAAATGGACACAATGGATTTTTCTAAAACTTTATGAAAAAGGGCTTGCTTATATTGATGAAGTTCCTGTTAACTGGTGCCCTGCTCTTGGAACTGTTTTGGCAAATGAGGAAGTTATTGATGGGAAAAGTGAGCGCGGCGGCCATCCGGTTGAACGCCGTCCGATGAAACAGTGGATGCTGAAAATTACTGCTTATGCTGACCGCTTGCTAGAAGATTTAGAAGAATTAGATTGGCCGGAAAGCATTAAAGAAATGCAGCGCAACTGGATCGGCCGTTCTGAAGGTGCAGAAATTACTTTTCATCTAGAAGGCCATGATGGCACATTTACTGTATTTACAACACGCCCTGATACCCTATTTGGGGCAACTTACGCTGTGCTTGCTCCTGAGCACTCATTAGTAAAAGAAATTACAACTGATTCACAACGTGATGCAGTTGAAAAGTATATTGATCAAATCAAAAGCAAAAGCGATCTTGAGCGAACTGATTTATCAAAGGAAAAAACAGGAGTATTTACTGGTGCTTACGCAATCAATCCGGCTAACGGCGAGAAAATGCCGATCTGGATTGCGGATTATGTACTCGCCAGCTATGGAACAGGTGCGATTATGGCAGTGCCTGCCCACGATGAGCGGGATTATGAATTTGCGAAAAAATTTGGTCTTCCAATTAAAGAAGTAGTTGCAGGCGGAAATATTGAGAAGGAAGCATATACCGGAGACGGAGAGCATATAAACTCAGGATTCCTTAACGGTCTAAATAAGGAAGAAGCAATCAATAAAATGATTAGCTGGCTTGAGGAAAAAGGAATCGGTACAAAGAAGGTAACATACCGCCTTCGTGATTGGCTGTTCAGCCGCCAGCGATATTGGGGTGAGCCAATTCCTATCATTCATTGGGAAGACGGCACCATGACGGCTGTTCCGGAAGAAGAGCTGCCGCTAACTCTTCCAAAAACAACAGAAATTAAACCGTCAGGCACCGGTGAATCGCCTCTCGCTAACATCGAAGAATGGGTAAATGTTGTTGACCCAGTGACAGGAAAGAAAGGCCGTCGTGAAACAAATACAATGCCGCAATGGGCAGGAAGCTGCTGGTACTATTTACGTTATATTGACCCAAGGAACGAAAATGCGTTAGCAGATCCTGAAAAGCTCAAAGAATGGCTACCGGTTGACATTTACATCGGCGGTGCAGAACACGCTGTCCTTCATCTTCTATATGCACGCTTCTGGCATAAATTTTTATATGATATTGGAGTTGTTCCAACAAAAGAGCCATTCCAAAAGCTGTATAACCAAGGTATGATTCTTGGTGAAAATAATGAAAAAATGAGCAAATCAAGAGGGAATGTTGTCAACCCGGACGATATTGTAGAAAGCCACGGGGCTGATACACTCCGTTTATATGAAATGTTTATGGGTCCGCTTGACGCTTCTAAAGCCTGGTCAACGAACGGATTGGATGGTGCCCGCCGTTTCCTTGACCGTGTATGGCGCTTGTTCGTAGAAGAAGACGGGTCGCTCAATCCAAAAATTCAAGAAACACAAAATGTTAATTCTCTTGAAAAAGTTTACCATCAAACAGTTAAAAAAGTGACGGAAGACTTTGAAGGCTTGCGCTTTAATACTGCGATTTCTCAATTAATGGTATTTATTAACGAAGCTTACAAAGCTGACGTTCTTCCGAAAGCTTATATGGAAGGTTTTGTGAAATTGCTTTCTCCAATATGTCCGCATATTGCTGAAGAGCTTTGGGAAAAGCTTGGCCACAGCGGTACGATTGCTTATGAAGCTTGGCCTGCATATGATGAAGCAAAGCTTGTGGATGATGAAATTGAAATCGTTGTCCAAGTAAATGGAAAAGTAAGGGCAAAACTTTTAGTACCTGCTGATGCAACGAAAGAATCATTAGAACAAATAGCGATGAACGATGATAAAATAAAAGAACAAATTGATGGAAAAACCATTCGCAAAGTAATTGCTGTACCAGGAAAACTGGTAAATATTGTCGCAAATTAA
- a CDS encoding C39 family peptidase yields MNGLYIFIGLLFIAILLLVVTFLIGTSMRKSSVMLFFVFVIIAGDFIIENWKSEHVVKAVESIKSWIQSSVKTNNYLEKNYKVSIIKIKDKVLLDAPVISQMPELPRGCEVTSLAMLLQDAGINADKVTLAKEIKKDTTPFIISKGKIFFGNPNDGFVGSIDNNKEPGLGVYHKPIKELADAYLPGRITDLTGSDFQELKIHLSDGRPVWVIINSQYKKLPDSQFQTWYTPTGKVKVTFKEHSVLMTGYDHHFVYFNDPLSGEKNKKAPIKDFEESWVQMGSQAITYLPN; encoded by the coding sequence ATGAATGGCTTATATATTTTTATCGGGCTCCTTTTTATCGCTATTCTTCTACTTGTTGTGACGTTTTTAATAGGGACAAGCATGCGAAAATCTTCTGTTATGTTATTTTTTGTTTTTGTCATTATTGCCGGGGATTTTATTATTGAAAATTGGAAGTCCGAGCATGTCGTTAAAGCTGTCGAGTCCATTAAGAGTTGGATTCAATCATCGGTAAAAACAAACAATTATCTTGAAAAAAACTACAAAGTTTCGATTATTAAGATCAAAGATAAGGTTCTTCTTGATGCACCAGTTATATCCCAAATGCCTGAACTGCCGAGGGGATGTGAAGTGACAAGCCTGGCAATGCTTTTGCAAGATGCTGGAATCAATGCTGACAAAGTAACCCTTGCAAAAGAAATTAAGAAAGATACGACCCCATTCATCATATCTAAGGGGAAAATATTTTTCGGCAATCCTAATGACGGTTTTGTCGGAAGTATCGACAATAATAAAGAACCAGGGCTTGGTGTCTATCATAAGCCGATTAAAGAACTTGCTGATGCCTACTTGCCAGGCCGAATCACCGATCTTACCGGATCTGACTTTCAGGAGCTGAAAATTCACCTTTCTGATGGCAGGCCCGTCTGGGTCATCATCAACAGCCAATATAAGAAGCTTCCCGACAGCCAGTTCCAAACATGGTATACCCCGACAGGAAAAGTGAAAGTAACCTTTAAAGAGCATTCAGTGCTTATGACAGGATATGACCATCATTTTGTTTACTTTAACGACCCGCTTTCAGGTGAGAAAAACAAAAAAGCACCCATAAAGGATTTCGAAGAATCCTGGGTGCAAATGGGAAGTCAGGCGATAACCTATCTTCCCAATTAA